ATTGTACCATGTATAATTAAGCATCTTCCAACTGAAATTTCAACTTTAAAGAACCTTTTTTACgatttccatacttagtgcttaaTTGCATGATTTATGAAGTCTAATGAAAATCGcatgaaaatcatttttcaactaaaatttcCTCTTTAAAGCAGTTATTTGCATGATTCCATAGTATGTGCTCAATTGTTCTCACTCCATATTCGTCCTTATTTTGCATATATAAGTGGAAGAAAGTGAGAATCTTAGAGTTGAAGCATAGGAAGTATATTGTTCTCTCAAGACTCAAAGTATGTCCTTATATATTCGAGAACGAACATGTTATTTCTAGTTTCCTTTCATTAAAGACTTTCTCATAGAGACTAGAATCATTATATCAATGAGAGGGATATGACCCTAcgataataatatatgtttaaGTCGTCTTTTGATGAGACATAGttcttcttatattttattaaagtgTTCCATATTTACTTTACTGTGACAATTTTTAACGCCGAACATCTTTTCATACCATTGTGATGAATGAAAGCTAAgagtcttgtataagacctcagAGGGGTCAAGTACATTGTTTGATGCCTAGGGGTACTCCCTGatcattaaaaacattttatcagagcatgaggttctGGAAATAATCTTATGTTTCAATGTGTCATAAGCCACGTCTAGTAAATTATAGTTCATCGGTGTGAGTTGCGACACATCTATGTCAGAGAGGCTATACACCGATAGAATTTACACTTCCTTCATATTGTTGAAGTCTTGTTTTATAATATATGTCTATGAGTTCCAAACATTACTCTTGTGGTTTTAGGAACATGAATAAGTGAGGGTCTAATGCAATGAGGGCTCAATAAGATATTCTGAATTAGGAGGCTCCCCCTAAAGTGCACCAAGGTCCACAAGCTCCCAAAGAGGAAGGGCTTTTTTCTAATGTAGAGATAAGGTCTACTTTTAAAACTTTGACCTAACACATGATGACTCAATCTCAAGTACTAAAAAATTAAGTTCAAGTAATGACTTCCCAAGCTAAGCGATTAGTTGGACCCTATAACACCCTAAAACGAAcaaaggtgaactagagcttcgTGAATGTTTCTTcagttcattttttaattaaaatagtaatatttttgtcCTAAGTCAGtgtgtgaatttttgttaagATCGGATATCAAACGTCTTAGAACATCCATGACTTTCAGAAGGTTAGTCATGGGAAGTGTTGATGTGTCTTAATACGTTTAAGTGAGTTTAACGTATTCGTTTTGTTTGACATTGGTGTGGCATGTTCCTAATACCTAGAATAAAATTCTTAGGGGCTTCAAGTCTGGGTACGAACCCACCTAGAATCCACAAGAGGCCCTAAAGAAGGGCTCAAGACTGCCTTAGTAGTGTCAACCAATCAGGGCAAACGATGGAAAGTGTTCCAAACAACGGCACGTCGATTTTCCCCTTCATTTGGAACTTAAAAGTAGGCTATCCAGGCCCAAAATCAAGATAAGTATCAACCCGCGAAACCCCATAAATGGCCTGTTGATGGACAGACAGTCCGTTGGTTTCATCCGTAATTTGAAGATTGTACCAAAActgttttttcctttaataacTTGGGGTGTGCGGTAAATTCACCCAACTCTTTTATGAACATAGGAAgtaatttttagttatttttaggtATAATAAGGACTTCCAAACCCTTAGAACTAATTTTAGACTCCATTTCCAAAAACACAAAACACCTCTCTTTTCAAAGACTCTTTCAAACCTCCATAGAAGATAGAACTCAAGAAGGAGGTAAGAGGGCTGCTTTTGGACGtttcatcataaaaaataaatagggtTTCATAAATGTGAGGTATGTtagtcatccttgaactctcttccaaTCAAGGAGCCCTTTCTAATAGACATCAATAAGAGTTTTTCAATTCTTCTATCTTTACttctaaatatgggtcttgcatgaaagttttttaaatgattcaaatatgattttatagtGTTTGTTAGTGATATTAATGATAAAACttcaataaaatcataataaatctttttataaaattttggcTTAAGAAATAGGTTAAATAAGCTTGGTTTTGTAGTCATTCAGCTTTGCTTTACTCGTGTTATTATTGATATTCAGCTACTTCCTTAAGGTCTAATTTAAGATGAATTGTTTAGTAAAAAACGTTATAGGTGATGGAAGCTtggattaaagggtaagttggttgtgttgtttagttttaattatgaaatactCTTGAGGTTATCGTTAAGTtgtcttggtggcggtgtttattgaattgtatgaatgatTAGCTACATGTGTATTGTGAATGAGGGCATCAGGGCATAATATGTGAATAAATACGGAAACGAAGTTATCATGAAGCTTTTTATAAAAAGTATGCTAACAATTATGTCTAAATGACTTATTTGATTATGTGAATCGTGTTCCAATGTGTGATGTAATAAAATAAGGTCTAACAATCTATAGAATTAAACATAAATGAAATTATTGTTGTGTGAAAGGTGAGCTCACATCTACATACACTAACAGTAATATGAATGAAGCTATGTTAATTGAAAAGGGgaattttggggtgaacactttCGTGACTTGAGAAGAAGTATTTAGTAGCAACCTGAGTACTCCCAAGAGCTTTGTAATGTAGGTGGGAGTGTGGATACctttcatgagttgagatgtggtgtccaaatttatccttaacctatagaaTATAATGTTAAAAATCTGTGGCGaattatgcttagcaccgagaggatataaAGAAGGGGTGGTTATACTTTGTTatttgagatgttgtattccactGTACCTTTTTATACGTATAATCCTCATGAGTAGAGAATGATTTACATAGTAGCGATCTACTAAGAGAAAGCGATGAAAAAACTAACAAAAGGACCTTACATCTAGGAATGTGAGGATTactcatccgataggggttaatattgGGTTTCCATGTCTACTtctcatgatctatgtcagttaagctAGCCCCAGCTAAAGTAATGAAAGTTATAAGTCTTCTAAAATAGTGTACTAATTAGGGTAGTTAGTGGAATGGAacactatttatccattgcacgaGGTAGGCATTCCAAAAAAAGGGAATCTTGGTGAGacatatgaattgaatgaaataAGTCTCCTAATTGAACGTTCTAcctagggtaggtggtggtatgaaaTGCTTTCTATCCATAGCACTAAGTACACCTTCCGAAATGGGAGTCTTGGTTCAAAggcttctaaaagaatgtactacatAGGGTAAGTGGTGGAATGGGATGCCATCTACTCATTTCACTAAGTAGGCATTTCAAAAGAGAAGTCTTGTTGTATTTCTTaagtgttcttctaatgtcttgtcATTGAATGGGGGCTTGTTTTCCTGATGGTAGTAAGCCAAAAAGGGGTAGTCTTAATGATCACTTTGGTGTTTATTGACGGAGGTGTATGTTTAATTCCTTCATGTTTTAAATCGGTAAGTCTTAGGATCACCTTAGTTAGGCAAAACTCCTACgtaaatgagttcacttcctctttACTTTGCCTTCGAAATTCACTGTTTTGGAATAGGGATATTTCACTATAAGTAAAAGGGTTCATTGTAACATGTCTGGCACTTCACTGTAAAAAACctcctttttcttaaaattacgAATATTTTTCTGTAAGTGTTAAATGATTATTCTTATATTGTTTTACTTCAATATTCTTGAATGTTTTACTCAATTTGcatgaaaatgtgtttttactaaaatgtctctttttccatttttgtatatgccatacttagtacattatgtgtactaactccatactttttatactttataagtataggtttggAAGCTATGTAGAAGTATAGAAGGCAAAGCTTGTGAAAGATTCTCTCGAGACAAAGTatatcctcatatattcgaggccATTGTTCATAATTCTTTTAGTTTTATATAAGTTCttactatgtatttctttaaaatgtaaAGGGCCATGTCCCTATGATTTTTATGTCATGTCTTTAGTGTGGCTTGTGATGATGATACTttcttagtatttataaaagactttctttaaattaaatgtcatgaaatgttttaattccgCCCGACATTTCATTTCTAATGTAATAAAAGATAGTTAAGAGTATtctacaagaccccaaagggttaATTACGCCTTGTCTCGATccaagggttctccctaacttctaggggtacATTTGGATCGTGAGAGAccttgtatcagagcataaggttatggcATATAGTTTAGGGTCTAAAAGTTACAAAAGCCACGCCTAGTAGAGTATTGGTCATTAGTGCGAGTTGTGACACATCAATGGACAAGAAGCTATAAGATAATAGAGTTTTACCTTCTTCATTACTCTTTTGTCGTCCCATAGAACTTATCTCCATAAGgtctctctctcttatgttccCTTCTCCGGTGGTCTTCTAGGTGTGATTGCTTTGAAGTGGAGATTTTTGTATGTTTGAGGAAGaaaaaaggtgagttttgatgcttattaTGGTTTTGTGGCTAGAAAAGGAAATGTGAAGGTTAGTTTTGAGAATTGTGATGTGAAGCAATTTATCGCTATGTTTGACTTATGAGGTTGGATTATTGTGAAGAGAAGCATTATGGTGATGTTGTTCTAAACATGGTAGGAgttataatgatataataaagtGCCCTTGATAAAAATGAGTTATCTTGTGATTATGTCAATGATGGTAGAAATGctttgaagttttaaattttaggaATATATCGAGAATATGATGATTTTGTAGGAGTTGAAGGCAACCcttttttgttgttaattttaTAGTAGTTTTTGTTGTGATTTGGTGGATGTTCTTGTGTAGGTTTACACTATGGAGTAACTTTTGTATGAGTACCTAGTAAGGGAGTTTTGTTCCATGAGATTGAGTTAAGTAATGCCTAAAATTTGAATGACGTGGCCTTTAAGAGAGATTGTTTAGGCTTGACTCCGAAGTGGAAAGTGTTGTTCTTAACTTGTAAGGTTGATTTTTAGTGATGATGTGCATGTGTTATCAATAGTATGAGTTCCTACCTTGTGAGAGGTATAATGGTACTTTGAAGTATGAGACTACGAAGATGGCTTTTTCCTATGTGGGGTAAAATGATTGAGAAGAAAGGTAGTTGATATGATCATCTTTCCTTTTGTTCTTATTAAAGCTTGAGACCAATTCCTTACTAGTTTTGTGATGATTTAGAGTCTTGCATAATTGAATGAGTTACCATTTGTTATATATGAAGTTATATGACTTAAGGTCTAATGTTTATTAATCAACTTAATGCTATGTTTTTCGTGATAGATGTTAAGTAGAATTGCTTGCAGTGTACTTAGTCCAAGATAATCCTTAAAGGTTACTAAGTTGGAGTTGTAGTTTGGGATGCTAATATGAAATTGCACTTTGTCCAACTTACCAACTATCTTTGGAGTATATTAGTATAGTCTTTAATCTCAAATTGTCATTCTTTCTTGTTAATGTTTCTTGGAAGGTGCCTTATAGAATTTTTAAGAAAGTTACATAGGGAAGTTTTGAGTTCACTctaaaaaacatcaaattttgaaaaaattgaatttttcatgAACGATGGTTTAAATGTGTTTAGAAAAGACGTTTATTAGCATTTCTAATGTTTCAGAAGGTAGTTCCCCTATAAGCTAAGGATaagtatttgtattttgtattttgtcggctgaatatcagccatatgtagaaagaaataatttttgtcGTGTTGCGTCGGCTATAAAAAgtcaaattgtataaaagtcgtaaagtaaatagtttgtcggccaatcatgtaaaaagtttgtcggccaattatataaagtagtaatagtCCAATGGAGGGgatggaagcgtaaagagagtattcagaaagatgagagatgtaaggatgaaggtgtgttttatttatgaggaaagctcctctatttatacacaaaatttacaaacttttggccaaaagtggccgacacatactttacacaTGGCCTCTCTttattcggccgacacaagaaaacaaaatacttactattactactttatataattggccgacaaactttttacatgattggccgacaaactatttactttacgacttttatacaatttggcTTTTTATAGCCGACGCAACACgacaaaaattatttctttctacatatggctgatattcagccgacaaaatacaaaatacaaatactttttttttttacttattcgaTTTGTACGTCTGGTATGACATTATCTtctccttgacattttgaacatatatggtcggggtatttttgtccaataattttgcaatatctggtcaataattcttccgaaataaaccctttccttaatgctcttgttgttggtttttgctCTGGCTTGAGTAGACTAAGTATCCATTGGCGTATCTCTTCCATATCTTGTTCTCTGGtttctttagaatttgaatatatcataacttgctctcgtacataatagctccatactgagtttccgtttaaataatttttagttagCTCATTTAGGATAGTTGCTATTCCTATAACTCTTTTGTTGGCGTAGAATTCtggtatctcaatcttttgtatttcttgttgtattccgatatcttctggaattatcatatctctggtcaaaccaatttttataacttgtataattggttttatctcatcaaataatatctctgctggtgctgaataaaactttatataaaacaatgttcctttagtaattcttttatagttcataaaggctttgtatagctctggtatggtagatatttcatctcctgtttgggtataaactgtattaagtaatccataactataacatgtttttactagatttGCATTGGTGCCCGGTTGtgctattaacttattatatccttgtagcttTTGGGTTATAAAATCAGTATTAGGGTTTTTGGTAGTTGGAGATCTAGGtgttgagtttaaataattttggattttataaaggttttcaatatatgagcgggttatgtggttgtaggcttttttatcttggtttaaactttccgagtaagtatgtatttgcggtggtataaataatgagtctttttggttctttggaataaatggtttatcgaagattttgttcatatttaaatttgtatatcttattccactagctccttttgttgtagatgtgcttgctgtagctgcatttaaacaaacattgtcatgggttttatggagtttcccaacgtctccttctagttctggctttttaccgtctgccgaacgacgtagctccgcatttttagagtcatgctgctgacttgtagattcttccttttcttctagcttttgaattctcaatcccatactgtccacttttgtacaaagtgtagttaaggttttgagtatgttttccataacattatcttgtcctggctgtgtaactctgtcttgataaatagtctgcaatcatatttttgtcagtttttattacctcaattgtaaatgtaaaatttagtatgtttaatactagtctccttatttcctttgttgtaactgaatcatcaaattttttcgttatccaccattttacttgtgtgttatctgttcttacaataaatttattgtaaacaatatatggttcaaatgctaataaacatttatataatgcgaataattcttttctatttatttcccattttatttgtgcttctgtataagatcctgaataatatctacaatggtgttctattttttctttttcatatttgtattttaaaactcctccataactatgatcacttgaatctgtttcgacaatataagtaaatgttttattttcatcaggaaaatatagttttggtagtttttttacataaattcttaatatttcttatatgttttttatctttatcatcaaaatgatattctacatcttttttaagttttttatgtaatggttttagatgttctgctaattttggtatatattctcttacctgatttactaatcctagaaaggattgtaatttcttttttgtatctatattttcatcaatagtaattattttttgtactatatgtgtttgcatttttattccatttttatctatttgtattcctagaaattctatttgtgatttcataatttctgcttttcttttactcaaacttatacctgcattttttactatatgtataaatttttccaataatcttatatgttcatcttgtgttctagaatataataatatgtcatctatatatacaatacagttttctagctggttaaaacagttatccataaaatgttggaatctacctggtgcatttttatatccaaaaggtaaaacattccattcatagaaaccttgcggtactgtgaatgctgttaattgtttagattcttcttctagttttaggtggtaaaatcctgatttgcagtcaaatttactgaaataattatatccttgtatttgtcttatttttagtattttgtttggtattggataattgtatgttttggttttagcatttagattacgataatctatgaccattctacttttacctcttttttgttcactatgttttattactataaatgctggacttatatgtttactattgcttttttgtatgtaattattttctaacaattcatttatatgtattttaaattcttctagatcatcaaagttatatttaaatggtttttgtgttattatacaattttcatctattaattcaatttttacttttgtcttatgtttttcccatccttgtaatggatcttcactatataattgttctatttgttcattaattaatttgactttgtctataacaaatataataatttctaattgcgttatttgtttattatttatattttccatttcttggtttatcttttcacttccttttatccattccatagtttttcgttgtttattatttactctttttgctcctatcttatttccgcatggtgtagtaagccaccaatgtgtttttgttattatatgtggataatatttatctaaaaatggcattcctaataacatatcttttgtagtaaattcaaaattatacatttcttctattgttagtattt
The DNA window shown above is from Solanum lycopersicum chromosome 11, SLM_r2.1 and carries:
- the LOC138339584 gene encoding uncharacterized protein yields the protein MGLRIQKLEEKEESTSQQHDSKNAELRRSADGKKPELEGDVGKLHKTHDNVCLNAATASTSTTKGASGIRYTNLNMNKIFDKPFIPKNQKDSLFIPPQIHTYSESLNQDKKAYNHITRSYIENLYKIQNYLNSTPRSPTTKNPNTDFITQKLQGYNKLIAQPGTNANLVKTCYSYGLLNTVYTQTGDEISTIPELYKAFMNYKRITKGTLFYIKFYSAPAEILFDEIKPIIQVIKIGLTRDMIIPEDIGIQQEIQKIEIPEFYANKRVIGIATILNELTKNYLNGNSVWSYYVREQVMIYSNSKETREQDMEEIRQWILSLLKPEQKPTTRALRKGFISEELLTRYCKIIGQKYPDHICSKCQGEDNVIPDVQIE